The following are encoded in a window of Streptococcus pasteurianus genomic DNA:
- a CDS encoding glycoside hydrolase family 25 protein, producing MRRRIKPIVVVVFFALCGLFLVIGKAHSDSLQKQQLASAKDSIPTVSSTSTTTTSTSETDENFVLKPIIDISGWQLPSEIDYDTLSQNISGAIVRVYGGSQISKDSNAAYTTGIDKSFKTHIKELQKRNVPVAVYSYALGTTVKEMKEEAKTFYENASPYSPTFYWIDVEEATMSDMNKGVQAFLKELKKLGAENVGIYIGTYFMDEQEISVDGFDAVWIPAYGSDTGYYDAAPQTDLDYDLHQYTSQGYINGFSSPLDLNQIAVTKDTKTTYEKLFGTTSTSSSSK from the coding sequence ATGAGAAGACGAATAAAACCCATCGTTGTTGTAGTTTTCTTTGCCCTCTGTGGGCTATTTCTCGTGATTGGTAAAGCTCACTCAGACAGTTTACAAAAGCAACAACTAGCCTCAGCTAAGGATTCTATTCCAACTGTGAGTAGCACGAGTACTACCACTACATCAACTTCTGAAACTGATGAAAATTTTGTTCTTAAGCCGATTATTGATATCTCAGGTTGGCAACTTCCAAGCGAAATTGACTATGATACTTTATCTCAAAATATTTCTGGTGCTATCGTTCGTGTTTATGGAGGGTCACAAATCAGTAAAGATAGCAATGCCGCTTATACAACTGGTATTGATAAATCATTTAAGACACATATCAAAGAATTACAGAAACGAAATGTTCCTGTAGCCGTTTATAGCTACGCTCTCGGTACAACCGTCAAGGAGATGAAGGAGGAAGCAAAAACTTTCTATGAGAATGCTTCACCTTACAGTCCAACTTTCTATTGGATTGACGTTGAAGAGGCGACTATGTCTGACATGAATAAAGGTGTACAGGCTTTCTTAAAAGAGCTCAAAAAACTCGGTGCGGAAAATGTCGGTATCTACATTGGAACTTATTTCATGGATGAACAAGAAATTTCCGTGGATGGTTTCGATGCAGTGTGGATTCCTGCTTATGGTTCTGACACTGGTTATTACGATGCTGCGCCACAAACTGATTTGGACTATGACCTTCATCAATACACCTCACAAGGTTACATCAATGGTTTTAGTTCACCGCTCGACTTAAACCAAATCGCCGTCACGAAAGATACGAAAACAACGTACGAAAAACTTTTCGGTACAACAAGTACATCAAGTAGTAGCAAATAA
- a CDS encoding peptidoglycan recognition protein family protein codes for MPTRNYSRRKRQQKSQIIALTGLVTAAVALVLILAKLIFSGVTTLASDGSLDLSDANSYDVSETATVSTSDAIIYTDDGSSSKISENTAITISAYYYDAMLNDEDTTLAQFSMNGDTYYIDTNDISLEQDNTINAYIAETLGYSHADITDDIKSSFEQAAYKTDDGKPLGVIIHDTGVDNSTIESEVNYMVQNYDKEGVFVHSFIDSDTILRIADEGYKAQGAGANANPYYIQFELTHEDSQKGFAEQLANAAYYTAYMLKKYDLPVTLGQEDGEGTIWTHEMVSLYLGGTDHVDPTDYWTETANDYFGTDYDIEDFVELVQAYYNAL; via the coding sequence ATGCCAACAAGAAATTATTCACGTAGAAAACGACAACAAAAATCTCAGATAATAGCACTAACTGGGCTTGTCACGGCAGCAGTCGCACTTGTCCTAATTCTCGCTAAACTGATTTTTTCAGGAGTCACAACTTTAGCTTCAGACGGAAGCTTGGATTTATCAGATGCCAATTCTTATGACGTTTCTGAAACAGCTACGGTATCTACTTCTGACGCTATTATATACACCGACGATGGTTCTAGCAGCAAAATTAGTGAAAATACTGCAATCACAATTAGTGCCTATTACTATGATGCTATGCTCAATGACGAAGATACCACATTAGCCCAATTTAGCATGAACGGCGATACTTACTATATCGACACGAATGATATTTCGCTTGAGCAGGATAATACAATTAATGCTTATATCGCTGAAACACTCGGTTATTCGCATGCTGATATTACTGATGACATTAAAAGTAGTTTTGAACAAGCCGCTTATAAGACAGATGATGGCAAGCCTCTTGGGGTAATTATTCATGATACTGGCGTTGACAATTCAACGATTGAAAGCGAAGTGAATTATATGGTGCAAAATTATGATAAAGAAGGTGTCTTTGTCCATTCTTTCATTGATAGTGATACCATTCTTCGTATTGCTGATGAAGGTTACAAAGCTCAAGGCGCAGGTGCCAATGCCAATCCTTATTACATTCAATTTGAATTAACACATGAGGATTCGCAAAAAGGCTTCGCCGAGCAACTAGCAAATGCAGCTTATTATACTGCCTACATGCTCAAAAAATATGACCTTCCTGTAACACTTGGTCAAGAAGATGGCGAAGGAACCATTTGGACACATGAAATGGTCAGCCTTTACCTTGGTGGTACTGACCACGTTGATCCAACTGATTACTGGACAGAAACCGCTAATGATTATTTCGGTACGGACTATGATATCGAAGATTTTGTCGAACTTGTCCAAGCTTATTATAATGCTCTCTAA
- a CDS encoding aminoacyl-tRNA deacylase gives MAKKAKLKKTLVDQILDKAKVEHDSLAINALEGDLPDEIEKSDIFKTLALTGDKTGPLIGIVQITEHLSEKKLAKVSGNKKVSMIPQKNLQKTTGYIHGANNPVGIHQKHNFPIFIDNRALEMGTMIVSAGEIGRSIRIDSQTLADFVGASFADLIDDSH, from the coding sequence ATGGCAAAAAAAGCTAAATTAAAAAAGACACTTGTTGATCAAATTCTGGACAAAGCAAAAGTCGAACACGACAGTTTAGCAATCAATGCACTTGAGGGAGACTTACCAGATGAGATTGAAAAATCTGATATTTTCAAAACCCTTGCTTTAACAGGTGACAAAACAGGTCCTCTAATCGGAATTGTTCAAATCACCGAACATCTTTCTGAGAAAAAATTAGCCAAAGTTTCTGGCAACAAAAAAGTCAGCATGATTCCACAAAAAAATCTTCAAAAAACGACTGGCTACATTCACGGAGCAAATAATCCTGTCGGTATTCATCAGAAACACAATTTTCCGATTTTCATTGATAACCGTGCTTTAGAAATGGGAACGATGATTGTTTCTGCCGGTGAAATCGGACGTTCTATCCGCATTGACAGTCAAACCTTGGCAGATTTTGTTGGTGCCAGCTTTGCTGACTTGATTGACGATTCACATTAA